One region of Lampris incognitus isolate fLamInc1 chromosome 4, fLamInc1.hap2, whole genome shotgun sequence genomic DNA includes:
- the phospho2 gene encoding pyridoxal phosphate phosphatase PHOSPHO2 isoform X2 yields the protein MGRVMSYIGDQAVGPERVRSVMEKIPFTDGMMELLTFIAEHKCNIDCIIISDSNTIFIDWILHAAGIQSAVDQVFTNPAKFNNHGYMEVECYHSHNCTRCPINLCKKKVLEVYLSEQLKCGVDYQRMFYVGDGGNDLCPTFCLRGHDVVMPRKGFTLESLLAKLQSRDENISLRARVISWSSGTEILKELKTNVYL from the exons ATGGGTAGAGTGATGTCTTACATAG GAGACCAGGCGGTAGGCCCTGAAAGGGTCCGCAGTGTGATGGAGAAAATCCCCTTCACGGATGGAATGATGGAATTGTTGACCTTCATTGCAGAGCATAAATGTAACATCGACTGCATCATCATCTCGGACTCCAACACTATATTCATAGACTGGATCCTCCATGCTGCAGGAATCCAGTCTGCTGTTGACCAGGTTTTCACCAACCCGGCCAAATTCAACAATCATGGCTACATGGAGGTTGAATGCTACCACTCTCACAACTGCACTCGTTGCCCCATCAACTTGTGTAAGAAAAAAGTCCTGGAGGTTTACCTGTCAGAGCAGCTGAAGTGTGGGGTGGATTATCAGCGAATGTTCTATGTGGGTGATGGAGGAAACGATTTGTGTCCCACATTCTGTCTGAGGGGTCATGATGTGGTGATGCCCAGGAAGGGCTTCACCCTGGAGAGCCTGCTGGCCAAACTGCAAAGTCGAGATGAAAACATTTCTCTGAGAGCAAGAGTCATTTCCTGGAGCAGTGGTACTGAGATTCTGAAGGAACTGAAAACAAATGTGTATTTGTAG
- the phospho2 gene encoding pyridoxal phosphate phosphatase PHOSPHO2 isoform X1 has product MKTLVVFDFDHTVVDDNSDTWVIRCLPDQTLPESLKNSYRKGHWTEYMGRVMSYIGDQAVGPERVRSVMEKIPFTDGMMELLTFIAEHKCNIDCIIISDSNTIFIDWILHAAGIQSAVDQVFTNPAKFNNHGYMEVECYHSHNCTRCPINLCKKKVLEVYLSEQLKCGVDYQRMFYVGDGGNDLCPTFCLRGHDVVMPRKGFTLESLLAKLQSRDENISLRARVISWSSGTEILKELKTNVYL; this is encoded by the exons ATGAAGACTCTGGTAGTGTTTGATTTTGACCACACTGTGGTAGATGACAACAGTGACACGTGGGTGATTAG ATGTCTCCCAGATCAGACCCTCCCAGAGTCGCTGAAGAATTCCTACAGAAAAGGCCACTGGACTGAGTACATGGGTAGAGTGATGTCTTACATAG GAGACCAGGCGGTAGGCCCTGAAAGGGTCCGCAGTGTGATGGAGAAAATCCCCTTCACGGATGGAATGATGGAATTGTTGACCTTCATTGCAGAGCATAAATGTAACATCGACTGCATCATCATCTCGGACTCCAACACTATATTCATAGACTGGATCCTCCATGCTGCAGGAATCCAGTCTGCTGTTGACCAGGTTTTCACCAACCCGGCCAAATTCAACAATCATGGCTACATGGAGGTTGAATGCTACCACTCTCACAACTGCACTCGTTGCCCCATCAACTTGTGTAAGAAAAAAGTCCTGGAGGTTTACCTGTCAGAGCAGCTGAAGTGTGGGGTGGATTATCAGCGAATGTTCTATGTGGGTGATGGAGGAAACGATTTGTGTCCCACATTCTGTCTGAGGGGTCATGATGTGGTGATGCCCAGGAAGGGCTTCACCCTGGAGAGCCTGCTGGCCAAACTGCAAAGTCGAGATGAAAACATTTCTCTGAGAGCAAGAGTCATTTCCTGGAGCAGTGGTACTGAGATTCTGAAGGAACTGAAAACAAATGTGTATTTGTAG